The genomic stretch ATTCTTCCCGGCAATCCACGTACCCGGAATAATCCACTTCGCTGACCCCGATAAAGATGTCGGTGATGTCAAGGGCGTCAGCGTAGGAGGCTGCCACGGAAAGAAATACCATGTTTCGGGCAGGAACGTACGTGTCCGGGATGGTAGTCCGGTTTATATCCCCGTCGTGAATGTCCATTTTCTCGTCCGTGAGAGAACAACCGTCCCATTGGTTCAGCATGATTTTCACGAATTTGTGTTCTTTTACCCCGGCTGCTTTTGCCACGGCTTTTGCCGCTTTTATCTCTTTATCGTGTTTTTGTCCGTACTCGAAGGTGATAGCATATAATTCATCAAATCCTTGCTCTCTGGCAACGTATAGAGCTGTCGTGGAGTCCAGCCCGCCGGATAATAAAACAAGCGCTTTCTTCATGATTTTCCTTTCTATTATTTTACGTGTGACAAAGGTAATATATTTCGGGTTACGATCAACAGGAAATGGAATGGGGGATAAATAAGACTTTTTGTCAGTTTTTTGTGTGTCGAGAATCTTGCCGTGTGGTATTAATCTCGTT from Butyricimonas virosa encodes the following:
- the queC gene encoding 7-cyano-7-deazaguanine synthase QueC; protein product: MKKALVLLSGGLDSTTALYVAREQGFDELYAITFEYGQKHDKEIKAAKAVAKAAGVKEHKFVKIMLNQWDGCSLTDEKMDIHDGDINRTTIPDTYVPARNMVFLSVAASYADALDITDIFIGVSEVDYSGYVDCREEFIRSMEQTINLGTVLGAEKKQKITLHAPFMHMTKADEVRLGNRLGVDYSLTWTCYRGGKKPCGTCDSCLLRAKAFEEAGIKDPLSY